GCGCTGGTCTGCGACAAAGGCACGGTCGGGTTTCCCCCGCAGGGCAAAGTTAAGGCTTGCTGCTAAGTTCAGGACAATTAAGTTGTGATTAGGTCATTTCTCTGATTTCTCCAGCGATGTATTCATGGCGTAACTCAGACTCCAGCTCCAGATATTCCTGGGGGGAAATTTTTTCTTCTGTAAGGCTACCATGATATGATTTTCTCCTAAATTTGTCTATGACCTTATTTTAATTGACTGTTTGGAGATTTATCATTTTGCTAAACAGCAGTTCTCCAATTAAAGACATTAAACTGAGGACTTGCCTTGGCGACGGCAGGGAGCATAGATTTTGATAATTAAAGTTCGCCGTGTTGATTAAGGAGGTATCCAAACCTCAGCGGATATTGACTTCGAGCTAAACCAGGGGGAAATTGTCACTCGCAGGGAACCGAATGGGTCAGGTGCCTATCCGATCGGGGTCAATTCTCTAGCGAAGTCAACTACTCCCCACAAGCGTCTGTCTTTGGGGATTGCCCATTGTCATTCTGCAAAAACAAAAAATTCAGATCAGACCTTTGTAGCATTGCGGTAGATGAAGATGTTTACTTCCTTTCCCCGCTTGCAAGCAAGACAGCATTGACTAGCAGTTAAGATGAGTGAGTGATTGTCAGAGGTTAGTTGCTATTAAATCCTTACTATGCTGTCTGCCCCTTGCACCATCCACCTTGCTGTTCTCCGCTAATCTTTTTCCCCATTTAAGACAGCTAAATTGCTCACATCCCGTCTTATCTAGTTCTCCCAGCTTCTGAGAGGAGGCAATTATTTCTTTATGGGTATATACTACCCCCCACCGGGGAAGATGTAGGGGGAATTAGTTTTTAATGCCAACCTTAGCCAGGTCAGCGTCCACCATAATTCGCACTAACTCTTTGAAAGTTACACGGGGTTGCCAGCCCAATTTTTGTTTGGCTTTAGTGGCATCTCCCAACAGCAAATCTACCTCAGAAGGACGGAAGTAGCGGGGGTCAATTTCCACATAGTCTTCCCATTTGAGGTTGACGTAACTGAAGGCTTCCTCTAAAAACTCCCTTACAGAGTGGGTTTCCCCTGTGGCAATGACAAAATCATCGGGTTCTTCCTGTTGCAGAATTAGCCAAATTGCCTCCACATAATCTTTAGCATATCCCCAGTCCCGCTTAGCATCGAGGTTGCCCAGATAGAGTTTGTCCTGTTTCTTCGCCAGGATATTGGCAATCGCCATGGTAATTTTACGGGTAACAAAAGTATGCCCGCGGCGGGGAGATTCGTGGTTAAAAAGAATACCATTGGCTGCAAACAGACCGTAGGCTTCCCGGTAATTAACCGTCTGCCAGTGGGCATAGACCTTAGCACAGGCATAGGGACTGCGGGGGTAGAAGGGGGTAGTTTCCCGTTGGGGCACTTCCTGCACTAAACCAAACATCTCGGAAGAACCCGCTTGGTAAAACTTCACTCTCCTACCAGTGTGTTGTTGATAATCTCTGATTGCCTCCAGGAGGCGCAGTGTCCCCATCGCCACAGTATCGACAGTATATTCAGGGGCATCAAAACTGACCCGCACATGGGACTGGGCACCCAGATTGTAAACTTCTATTGGCTCCACAGCTCCCAAAATTTTGCGTAGGGTAGTGCCGTCTGTGAGATCGCCGTAGTGGAGAAAAAGTCTGGTATTGGGCAGGTGGGGGTCCTGGTAAAGATGCTCAATGCGGCTAGTGTTAATCAAAGACGATCGGCGAATAATGCCATGGACTTCGTAGCCCTTGTCCAGCAGTAGTTCCGCTAGGTAGGAGCCATCCTGCCCTGTGATACCAGTGATCAGCGCTTTTTTCATAGCTAGAAAGTGTGTTGGAAGAGAGCGTTGAGGTAAACTTTAGCGGCATTGCGGTAGTTCTTGGCAGCAGATACTGTTTCTGAGGTTCCATTTTGCAACAAAAACAGGGAGAGGGCAGCGCAGAAAACCCGGTCTTGGTCCCAATCGGGGTGGGACTCCAGGTAATTTTGCAGCGTCTCGTACAGCTCCTCAGGGATTTCAGCCAGGATGCTCACACGGGTAGTCATGGTGGTTACTCCAACTCGTCATTTTGGAATGGCGGGCTTTTATTTTGTGACCTTTCCCCCCCGTTGTCAACGCAGGCTTGGTTTGGCTGTTGCACCCAAGACACTACAGAGAATCTAGGTTTTGACTGGTTTGCCGCAACATTCCCTCACATTTTCCCTAAGGGACAAGTTTTCCCCAGACCCGCCTCCCCCGATCGCAGAAAGCCGTGACATCAGTGACCTTGACCAAGTTTAACTGCATTCGCCCTGTGGAAAACTAGGGCAAATCTGTGGAAAAACCTGTGGAAAACTTTCTCTGGCACAGGCATAAAATTTAAGAAAATTTAGCCCAATAATGTTAAGAGTTCTTAACCTACATGAACTTGAGCAGGTACAAAGGTTTTTGGGAGTGGGACTGGTGGCTGATAGCTCCCTGTCTGGGCTTAATAGGGATTGGCGGAGCAGCTATCTATAGCATCAACTACAACAATCCCCCCTTGGGGAATTACTGGTGGCAGCATCTCCTGACGGGGGGCGTGGGGCTAATCTTAGTTGCCTGTCTCCGTCAGTGGCATTATCCCCATTTACTAACTTGGCACTGGTTGATTTATGGATTGACTAATGTCAGCTTAATCTTGGTGCTGCAGTTTGGGGTAGTTGCTTCAGGGGCGCAGAGTTGGCTGAATTTGGCAGGATTTCATGTACAACCCTCGGAGTTTGCCAAAATTAGCTTGATAATCTCCATCGCTGCTCTCCTGCACAAGCAGTCTGTACAGAGAGTAGGGGATTTACTGCGGGTTTTACTGGTAGTTTTACCCCCCTGGGTCTTGGTCTTGGTGCAACCCGACCTGGGTACAGCAATAGTTATTTTGGCAATCACGATGGGAATGCTCTATTGGGCGGGGACACCCTTAAGCTGGCTACTACTGATGTGTTCCCCCTTAATTTCCGCTTTAATTTTAGCCTTCTCCCTCCCCCTCTGGTTTGTCTGGATTGGCGGGATTGGGGCAGTGGCTTTTTGGTCTAGTTCCAGTCGGCGGACACCTGTGACAGTGGCTGCTGTCATTGTCAATTTAATTAGCGGTGAGTTGGGGAAGATAGCTTGGCATCTGCTCCATCCCTACCAACGACAGCGCCTAGTTTTATTTCTTAACCCCGATCAGGACCCCTTAGGGGGTGGGTACCACCTAATTCAATCCCGGATTGCCATTGGGGCGGGACAACTGTGGGGGCAGGGGTTTCTGCAAGGCTCCCAGACCCAACTCAGTTTTATCCCTGAGCAACACACTGATTTTGTGTTTTCCGCCATCGGCGAGGAGTGGGGCTTTGTCGGCAGTATGATGGTGCTTGCCCTTTTTTTTGTGCTTTGCTGCCGCCTATTGCTGATTGCAGTTACCTGCCGTTCCAATTTCGGCTCCCTGTTGGCGATCGGGATGCTTTCCTTAGTTTTTTTCCAGGTGTGTGTCAATGTGGGGATGACGGTTGGGTTAGCCCCTGTCACAGGTATTCCTTTGCCCTTCCTTAGCTATGGGCGGGCGGCCCTCCTTGCCTATCTGCTGGGTGTGGGCATCGTCGGCTCTGTGGGCAACCAAGGGAAAATCTGCTAGAATAGTAAAAACAGGGTGGCTGTTATGGAATTCCCAGTAGCGGGGGTAGTGATTCGTCCTCTACAACATCGTGACCTTACCCAGGTTGCCCACTTACACCAGGTGGGGGCAGCGGCAGACCTAGACATAGAGGAGTGGATTGGTTTAGTGCGCCGTGCCAGTTGGTTACCCTGGCAAAAGGTTTCCCAAGCCTACGTGGGGGAAATAAACGGAGAAATTCAGGGGTATATCCTAGTGCTGCCTGTAAATGATAGCCGCACCACCTGGCGAGTACAACAGATTGTAGTGAGTCCAGGGCAGCTCTACAGCTTGGGCAGTCAGTTGATTCGGCACTGCTTGGAGTATTGCTGGGAAGCGCGGATGTGGCTGGCGGAGGTAGACGAGCAGGCAAGAGACACGATCGCTCTCTGTCGGCAGAATGGCTTTCAGCCCCTTGCCCATCTCACAACCTGGGTGATTCCTGCCCCTGTTCTAGCAGCTTTGCAAGAGCACACACCAGCTCTGCCGAATTTATACCCTATTGGCAATGTAGATGCCCCCCTGCTCTACCAGTTGGAGAACGCGGCGATGCCGCCCCAGATTCGGCAGGTCTATGATTGGGGAGTGCAGGACTTTCGCCATAACCCCCTAGTCAAGTTCTGGCACCACAGTCAGTTGTTCCTGTCCCAGCGGCAGGAGATTACAGGGTATGTCTATGAAAGCCAGCGGAAAGCTGCGATCGCTTCCTTCCGTCTACTATTGCAGCGGGTCAAGGAAGACCAGAGTGCTACCCACCAGCTGCAGTTGACTGTCCACCCTGCCTATACTTGGCTCTACCCAGAGATGATTGCCCAGGTTGCTCAGATTGTGATACGCCATCGTCCTGCAGCCCAGGATGCTCTTACCCTAGTTTCGGCGGACTACCAACCGGAGCGGGAGGACTATCTGGAAAAAATCGGGGCGACGCGGTTGGGGCAGAAGGTACTATTAGCCCGATCGGTTTGGCACAAAGTCAGGGAAACTAAGCCGGTTTTAGAGGGATTACAGTTATCGCGGGTATTGTCGAGTCTGCAACCGGCACAAAAACCAGTACCTGGTAGGATTGAAGCCGAAGCGGAATAGACCAACTGTATCCTAGGTTTTGTTGCTTTTGGTACAGTAGTTTACTCCATCTACAGTAGTATTTAGATTTGGATGTTCTCCGGCGATTTTCTATGAAGATTCTCAAAACACAGGCACTGAGGGGACCGAACTTTTGGCACATCGATCGCCACCAGTTGATTGTGGTGCGCCTAGATTTGGAAGGGAACATCCATCATTTGGAGCGGTTTTACCGGGAGTT
This region of Pseudanabaenaceae cyanobacterium SKYG29 genomic DNA includes:
- the gmd gene encoding GDP-mannose 4,6-dehydratase, giving the protein MKKALITGITGQDGSYLAELLLDKGYEVHGIIRRSSLINTSRIEHLYQDPHLPNTRLFLHYGDLTDGTTLRKILGAVEPIEVYNLGAQSHVRVSFDAPEYTVDTVAMGTLRLLEAIRDYQQHTGRRVKFYQAGSSEMFGLVQEVPQRETTPFYPRSPYACAKVYAHWQTVNYREAYGLFAANGILFNHESPRRGHTFVTRKITMAIANILAKKQDKLYLGNLDAKRDWGYAKDYVEAIWLILQQEEPDDFVIATGETHSVREFLEEAFSYVNLKWEDYVEIDPRYFRPSEVDLLLGDATKAKQKLGWQPRVTFKELVRIMVDADLAKVGIKN
- a CDS encoding DUF2811 domain-containing protein, whose protein sequence is MTTRVSILAEIPEELYETLQNYLESHPDWDQDRVFCAALSLFLLQNGTSETVSAAKNYRNAAKVYLNALFQHTF
- the rodA gene encoding rod shape-determining protein RodA gives rise to the protein MNLSRYKGFWEWDWWLIAPCLGLIGIGGAAIYSINYNNPPLGNYWWQHLLTGGVGLILVACLRQWHYPHLLTWHWLIYGLTNVSLILVLQFGVVASGAQSWLNLAGFHVQPSEFAKISLIISIAALLHKQSVQRVGDLLRVLLVVLPPWVLVLVQPDLGTAIVILAITMGMLYWAGTPLSWLLLMCSPLISALILAFSLPLWFVWIGGIGAVAFWSSSSRRTPVTVAAVIVNLISGELGKIAWHLLHPYQRQRLVLFLNPDQDPLGGGYHLIQSRIAIGAGQLWGQGFLQGSQTQLSFIPEQHTDFVFSAIGEEWGFVGSMMVLALFFVLCCRLLLIAVTCRSNFGSLLAIGMLSLVFFQVCVNVGMTVGLAPVTGIPLPFLSYGRAALLAYLLGVGIVGSVGNQGKIC
- a CDS encoding GNAT family N-acetyltransferase, with the translated sequence MEFPVAGVVIRPLQHRDLTQVAHLHQVGAAADLDIEEWIGLVRRASWLPWQKVSQAYVGEINGEIQGYILVLPVNDSRTTWRVQQIVVSPGQLYSLGSQLIRHCLEYCWEARMWLAEVDEQARDTIALCRQNGFQPLAHLTTWVIPAPVLAALQEHTPALPNLYPIGNVDAPLLYQLENAAMPPQIRQVYDWGVQDFRHNPLVKFWHHSQLFLSQRQEITGYVYESQRKAAIASFRLLLQRVKEDQSATHQLQLTVHPAYTWLYPEMIAQVAQIVIRHRPAAQDALTLVSADYQPEREDYLEKIGATRLGQKVLLARSVWHKVRETKPVLEGLQLSRVLSSLQPAQKPVPGRIEAEAE